The genome window AGattaattataaaaagtaatgttaaaatatatgtatcagTGATCATGTCAATGTCGTAAACGATAAATCAAAAAGAACGGAAGTAATATATCTTTATTGATCACTTATGTCTGATATTTTACTTGAACACTTCTCCACTCTCGTTCatatttgggaaaaaaaagagattttaaCAGTAACACTAACAAGCTTCTGAACGATCATACGTTCTAATTCTATGTCCATGGtataattcaaaaaatttagaatgGCAGTCACTTAGCATTGCAACCATTTTTTTATGCAGATGTGGAAGATTTCCGCCACAGGTCAGGACAGCAGTCCCAACGGAGGGCAGGTTCGAGCATGCCGTTCTGTCGTGCAATGCCGCGGCGGACCACGGAATCATTTGGATCGAAAGAGAGGCTCAAAAGGCTTTGGATGTGAGTTCATCTCGTTGTGCTCATCTGTCTTGGGCACACCTTGCACATGTGTTGTCAGCGGCGGATCTATAAGGTTCCATACTGTCAGAGGACAACAATAGAATTTGGTAATCTTCATAAAAAACACATGTTTATTGGTGCTCATCAGATAAGATGATATGTAGTGATGGTGACATCAACTATTCTTTTGTCTGGATCCGTCCTTATGCATTGTGACAGTACTATTTCGCATGTTCTGACTATCATCAGCTGATGgagcaaggagaagaagagtcTACGTCATCGCCTCCAGCACAACAGACGATGCTGAGAGCTCAAGCCCTCGTTGCAGAGGGAGCAATAGGCCTTCCTAGTATGGAGCACCTGCTATTTCTCTACGAGGATACTTCGCAAGGTGATGGTTGCTCCTCACCGTTGGGCTTTGATAGCCCTAGGACCTCAACGACATCGTGCAGCACTTCATCGTGGACGAGGAGCCAGCAATTTGAGTGGGATGAGCTTGTGGATGCCTTTTTGGGTGATGATATACAAGATGGTGACCAAAGACGTGGCGatgggaatttttttttagtattGTGATGGATTATCTGCCTTCTCGTTGTAAATAAGACTACAGGCAACGTAACTAGCCAATGTATAGTTGGTTATATACTCCCCTCTGGGCAAaaaatacttgatgttttaggTATGTTATGGTCTTCGATGTATATCTTTAACTGCTATTTTTAACTAGAATATGTTTATATAATccaataaatttatgatattttaaaagtatttttgaaaacaaatcaGCACATGTAATTTCAatattttaaaactaaaaatttCATTATCgatggtcaaagttttaaaagtttgattggATCTTATTCAAAACATTGTGTATTTGCAATCAGATGGAGTATTAATTAAATTCATTGTCATAATACCTTATATGAATGGGGGAAATAAGTATTCACAGTTAGACTACTCTTAATGGGAATTTCATTTTCATTTAATGAGATATCATATcagtattttttattatgtgGTAAGATAATTAAGAAGAGAGATATCAAAATAGTTTCATCTAAATGAAATCATCTGGATATAAAATTCAACACCTAATATGTCTTGCATGAAGAGTATAtaaaacaacaaaataaaactatatattagaGAAAAGTGTTTTCAGCTATCAATTTATTACTATCTTATTCACGTGGCACTCTTGAAAACAACGTTATGAAACTTATCATTGGGAATAGTCTTATATTTCGAATAAGTAAATTCACCGTTTCCAACAATTTGATCGGAAATAAATCCGTATCTACACCATTACTTGTGCACCGAGGCACGCGCTTATATATCTCGCCACTTTCTACCGTTTGCATTCAAAATTCAAAGCCCTGAACCAGCAGCACGCCCTTCGCCCCGAAGCAACCGATCAACCGATTCCAAATCTTCGCAAGCCGGtggaagccgccgccgccgccgccgccatggggAAGCGCGGCGAGGAGTCCGACTACGAGAGCCTCCGCGACGTCCGTATCTCCGAGAACAAGGTAGGCGCACGCATCATCATCTCCCCAGCCTCGATCTCCATCCATCGGACGAGGAGTTTCTCACGCGCGGCGCCACTGATTCTTGGGAACCCGGCGTGTGCAGGCCCGGATGGAGATGCTCGGTTTGCGCCGCGCCAAGGAGGAGCTCACCgagatggccgccgccgccacccccgCCCGCCGCTCCTGGACCCACAAGCAGTACGCCACAGGACCGCCCCGCCGCTCGGCGCGGCTGAACGGGCACGCTGTGAAGCACAAGGCGCTGCCCCTGACAGGTCCGTTCGCCATCTTGTTTGGGTAATCGCGCGTTCGCTGCTTCTCCGATCCGTGGCTGTTCGGGATTGTCTGAGATAGGAtgggtttcttttgttgtctcgTAGGACTTCTGGGCAACGTGACGGCtgtggcggtggaggaggaggaggagaaagatgaGGAGCACAATGCGGCGGCGGTGGTCGACGAGGAGATGGTGCCGGCGCTGCAGGAGAGTGACGGCGAGGGGATGGGGGCCGTGTACGACCCTGTTCATGGGGAAGCTGCCAGTTCTGCAGGTACACATACCATTACTACTACCATTTGTATCGCTGATTTATTTAGTAATTTTTAAGTAGCAAAGATGATCCTGTTCTTGAGCAAAAAACGTACGGAGTTAGGGCTAGTTTGGATTGAGCCTAGAGCTGCCCTGCCAATTTTTTGGTGTTGAACTGTTGATCATTCTCAGTGCGGCTGTTTGGATTCGCACCAATTTTGGCTCACCCACGCTCATGTTGGAATTTCACGCCAACATGTAGGCGAGACGTGAGCTGGGAATCATGAGCCAATTATTTGGTGAGCAGATCTTTGGCAGGCGAGCACACGCACAATCCAAACAAGTCCTTAGATCCTTTGTACAGCTTGCTGAGAAAACTTGGTTGTGTGATCAAATGCAGAAGGAACCGTGCGACGAGGATGACTGCAAATGCTGCGTTGAATGAGACCCGAACCAGCCGTGCATAGGTAAAAACAAGCAGCAGCAAAGATCTCTCCTTATGTTTGTTCCCCAATCGTGTAAATCTCGCTCGCCTGATAATAACCATCACTTTGGCAAATCTTTGACAGGCATGACGGAGTGCTCATCTTGCCACGCTTCTGTCTCCATCTTCGTCTGAATTTACGTACAGCCGCGGGTTCCATCTGCATCTAGCTTCGAAGTACCTAGACTCCAAGCCAGTTTGTCGCATGGTCTCTGGACACTGTAGCGGAGTCTGTGCTGGACTGTTGTAATGAGTGTGCGGTGCAAACAATTCTGCAAagtaagcaaattttataggacttGATTCTACAAAATACTATCTCTCCTATGATGATATGTGTccactttttctcttcttcagcTCAGTCATCGAATTACGGAATGAATAACATGAATGAGATCTCACGAGAGTCATTCTGGATaggatcctataaaatttgcttactTTATGCAAAAAAGCCAACCGTATGAAATCACATGTAGATGACACGTGCCAGCAACTCCGAGATCTTGTACAGATGACACGTGCTAGCAACTCCGAGAAGGAGAACACCATATGAGATCACATGCAGAACACCGTATAGGATCCTGTTCTATAAAAGACAATCTCTTTTATGATGATACATATCTACTGCATATCTCTTCTCTTTATCCTAGCCATTGGATGACAAAACGTAGAGCATAAATATGGTCTCACAAGGGTCCTATAGAATTTGATTTACAAGATGAAGCCctaaaaatttgagtgcatattttaatatatttggaGTGAATATATTTAGGATTAGATGATGTATAAGGGATGAAACTAAATTACTAATAACGGAGATTAAAATTCTACTATAGCTTCGCACCTGATCATATGACGGGAAAGTATTTGGTCTTGTGGATATAGATAGATTTGAGTAGGTGGATGCGGCTAAAGAGCTGCTAGTTGCGCTTTTGGATCGATCAGAAAAAAGTTGCGCTTTTGATATGAAATTGTGAAGTGCTACTGCCCCggtttcttcctttttctctcctTCGATGAGTTATCATTTATCAACGCATCCTAACCCTCCACTTTCCCTTCGCTTCAGATGCGATGTTTGTACATAGCACACTAGGGCTTCCATGTCAGATTTGCATCTCGTATGATCAAAGCAAAGCCAAAAGCCATCTAGAATGACAAGGACATTATGAAGAATAGATTGTGTAGGATGAATTGTATCGAGCCTCTCGAGTGGTATAAATAGAGTATAGAGATTTAGGGGGCAAGAAGCCTCCCGGATATATATGGTAGTACAATATTGCAAATTCTAACTAccaaatatactctaacatcctCTGTGGTCGTAACGGAAGCATCATAGACGGTCAGACTGGAGAGGAAGTCGAATGTAGCAAGCCGACAGACTGATATCCCCCTGCAATCGTAATACCACCGCATTACGGGTGTTGCAACTGGAGTGGAGACTGGCGAGGAGCTCATGCTTATGGTTGCCCTTCTGTTGTTGAGGTAGCCAAGAGTGGTGTGTCATGGACGTTGCCGTGGGAGAGGGGTGCAAGCTCATAACACCAACACACGCGCATAGGTACACAAAATTAGTGTGATCTAGCCAACGACTCGACTAGCGGTGGCAGTGGCCTGGAGTTACGGCAGATCGATGCTGACTCGGACTGACGTTGGTGGTGGTGGCAAGGATGAGCAGGTGGTGACCACGGTGACCACACCCGAAGGGTGGTGCCGAGTGGCGATGACGACGTGGCCACATGCGTAGGCGCTCGGTAGTGTGATGGCTCGATGGTGTGGATGACACGCCGGTGATGATGATCCAGCGTGACGACGGCAGGCTGATGGGCGCTCAAACACACTGCGACATCGTCGGAGGGAGGAGGCATCGGAGAGGTCGAAGCCGAGCAATGTAGTTCGAAGCGtaggtgtagcgaaaatgaccctattagactatgattgtgatttcggtgattaatggcaatatagtcattgggactaacatgtttgtcaagaatatatgttaatatgTCTTATGcatgtaatacatcaagaagtcatcgTAGTCAGgataaaatttggttgaattggagaagtcttatgaagatttgcctcactaaATAGTCGGATGCTCAGCGTGTTGcattcactggagcatttcctACAGAGAAGGTTGTAGCTATTGAGGACTGCAGAGCAACCCactgaatagtccggtgattagcTTGTGCGCATCGAATgatcacaccggagcatttctaccAAAGAGACTGTAATTGTTGAAGAAGATGGATGAACTAATCAGATAATTCGGTGATCACAGAGAAAGTTACACCAAAGCATTtacagggaaaagaagaaaagatccaACTAACTGTatagtccgatgatgaggaagaaCAACACCCCttagcatttcttgtagaggcatTTCTGAGTGCTGAAGGATGAAGAACAATTGACCAGACAGTCCGGTGTGAAGAGAAAGTGCACCAGATGTTTGCACcaaagcaatttacatagagagacTACAGAGGTTTAGATGGCTTAAAtatactcaccagataatctggtgatggagatgaagtatacactggagtgTTCGGTACTCACAGAGACTTTGAGTAGGGGTTTCAACGACTAGTTTCTGAAgatctactcaccggatgatccggtgttaatactACTGTACTCACctgattatccggtgttaacaatttttctgagCTGTTGGCTTAATGGCTAGTTTGAGGGTttgagcctataaatacccctccactcagtcatttgaaggtgctggagttcaAAGAAAcacatagacacttgagaaggcatccaaaccatcaaagtgcttaaagtgatcatccacggggattaagcacaagattagagagtgtttaatgCTTATAGACATATAGTGAGTTGTATCTAGGTGctacagcttgaagaagggatcaagaagtgatcctagcttgtaccaaatAGTACGTTGGCGctttggagtcttagtgactcgtcagcaacttgagccggagttgctcaagcttgttgatcctccaacctggtgtggagcgacggttAGACACATGTACGgagacgcagagacccttgtcttagtggctcaagcttcgaagtgatcacgatggcaagtgaccagaagagaagCTTGcagtgaggccttgccttggtggctcatctggcttgtggtcttagtggctcaagagccgtaaATGGGTACTGTCCGGGAGCATATCATTGttggagctccaacatagactagggtgacgtttatgtcatcgataccacgggataaaaatctcttgtaccaagtttgctctctctactatatttacgtttccgtatttacattcttacaatatACCTTTGCGTAGTTATCTTCCTAAGTAGTTTGCTAGagcacactagataaatctagagcacatttagataggttgtaaaactcttttgagcggtagagtagacacactagataaaactagagcatatttagatagaaattaagatagattcATCTTTTAATGTTTTTAGAGCCGGTTAGTTTTCTAAGTATCCCGGTTCACCTTCCACTTAGGACGTTACTGATCCTCTCAGGAGGAGAGGTTGACGGATCGATAGAGCGACACTACCCAATCTCTTattaggaaaaaagaaaaatagcaatAGTAAGAGGCAACCAGAGCGCATATTGACGGCTTGACTGAGGAGCCCTACTAGGCTGGACGACACAAAAAACGATGGTGGATCAATAGGATTGGCCACAAAAACCTAGCTACGGGTTGCGCAGCCCCTGGCGGAGATCATGGAGATCGATCTCCCTAGGGGCGACACAGCAGAAGCGGTGGGTTTAGGGTTAGTACCGAAACATAAACTGATACCATATAAGAAAAGTAGATCGTGTGGGATAAATTGTATTGAGCCTCTTGGACGATATAAATAGAGTATAAAGGCTTGGAGGGCAAGAAGCCTCCCCGATATATATGGTAGTACGAGGTTACAAATCATAACTACCAAATATACTCTAACAAGAACCTTGCTGTTGTATTAAGTACACAAATGAAATTCAGCTCAAGGGAAAAAATATAGAatacttttacagtacacctaaatgagtgcatgtCGTCCATTTCCTTCATTTGGTCATCCAGATTGGTCCAATGATACTCTTTCGTCCACTACTATtatgggtatcattaaagagtatcatgtgtatcataagggtagaattgaaaaaaaatgatggcaaacttgtaaattatatgtttaattagggaaggtcaaaatgttagtttattctttggCCGGCTCGTCGTCGAAGTCGTCGTCCAGGTCATTGAACTTGATGCTTCTTCTTCGGCTTTTCGCCGCCACCGACATGCTCTCCATGGTCATGGTCGTTGCCATCGACACGACTGCAGTGGCCGTGGCCGTTGTCGCCAACATGACTGTCGTGACCGCTAACCTTGTCGGGCTTAGGCGCCTTGGTGCCGTGCCTCTGGTTCCCTTAGCCAGCGACGTGGATGTCAATGATTACCTTGCTGGCGTCGGAGGTGAGCCTGTCGATGACCTCCTCGGCATCGAAGGGCCCGCACGAGGGAAAACTAGTAAGTCGGTCTGCATGGAAAACCAAACGAGTCGTCTCCGCCTTCACGACacctccctcctcttcctcctcctcctcctcgtacACACCATGCCGGCCGACCAGGCCTCCGCGCTGCTGCGGCTGAAGTGATCCTTCCAATAGTCGCACCTGCTATCCTGGTGTGCATGCACGGATTGCTGTCGTTGGGAGGGCATCTCTTGCGATGCTGCCTCGAGGCGGTCGCCGCACTCGACCTCGATGTCCATGTCCTGCAGAGCCACTGCGGCCTCAATGGCTCCCTCTTCCAGCTTGTCACCCTGTGGAGCCTTAGCCTCACAAGCAACGACTTTTGCGGTGCCAGTCTCCCGCCGTCCGGGTTCGAGCGGCTCGTCGAGCTCACCCACCTTAACCTCTCCAACAACAGCTTTGCCGGCCAGGTACCCGTCGGAATCGGCAACTTGATCAAGCTCGTGTCGCTAATCAAGCTTGTGTGACGTCATAGGAGATCGtccaagataattacaataatacttACTCAAATAGACGGttagatcacaacaatgatactctccccatctagtatcatggtgtactgtaaatgTTCTCAAAATATATACTAAGTGGAATTTGGTGAGGAACTCCCATTTACTTGCGGTGCCACTTCAAAGGATTTCAACtagcaaaacaaaatgaaagCTAGCAACTGCAATAGAAATATTGGAGTATCAGAGTAGCAACTTTGTTAGAAATCAAAGAAGCAACTCAAAGGGTTAGGGGAAGAAATCATCTAGCAATGCAATGTAAATGATGGAGCAACTCAAAGTTGTGGAAAGATCAGCAGCAACTTCAATAAATTTCTAACAACTGCCCAATTGAATTCTGTAGCAATTCAAATGGATACGTAACTGGAAGCTCTACATATGTACACCTCTAGTTGAAAATGATGCACAATTCAAAGGTATGGGGAAAAAATAGGTCTATTCTCACACACACAATAAAAAACAAGGTGCATCGGAGGGAAaacaaaaagggagaaaatatCCCCTCGCTAGTGTGGTGTCGTCTCTAGAGAGGTTATCTTAATTGACGTTAGTAATACACTTTGACATTATTCTCACTCAATGTTGCACATGAAGATAAGTTGACAACAACGATTCTCTCGCTCGATGTTGCCTATAAAAGATAAATGTCGAACAAATCGATGCTAGGCATTGAGCCTAAGTCGGTGATAGGCACTAAACATCGTCAGGTAAAAAGACAAATGAGTTGGGCGTTAAAAACCGACGAAACCTATTTGCGGTTATTTTGTTTTGATGAATTGGTTGGGGTGTAAAATGCCCACGGTCTGGAGCCAACCGTAGCCCAGTATTTTGCCATTTTATTTGTTGGACTTGAATTCGCTGCCTTGACTGCGTGATGggtaaaatgtaaaaaaaaaaaaaaacgctcTGCCAACACTGCAGACTGCACACAGCATAGAGCCGTTTGTTAACCTTTTTCATTCAAACTTCACATATAGCCGTTGGTCAGCTGAGCCACCAGACCCTTTCCCTGAATCAACCAACCATCACAGCCAATCTTTGCCaagccgtccgccgccgccgccgaagacGCCGCCATGGGGAGGCTCAGCGCCAAGTCCGACTACGAGAGCCTCCGCGACTCTCGCATCTCCGAGAACATGGTAAGGCGTAGGTATCTTCCCCAATTTCGAACTCCATCGGACGAGGAGTTTCTTGCGGCTACCACTGACTCTTGGGAACCCGGCGAACCGTGCGTGCAGGCCCGGATGGAGATGCTCGGCCTGCGCCGCTGCGCGGGGGAGCTCAGCGACATCGCctccgcctcggcctcctgccgccGCGCGGCCGGGAGCGGCAGCCCCCGGAAGAATCCCAGGCCGCGGGTCATGAGCATGACCCCGCTCCGCCGCTCCAGCCGCCTCGTCGCTGCGACGCCGACCGGCTCCGCGTCCACCCACCGCCGCTCCGCGCGGCTGAACGGGCAGGACGTGCAGCACAAGGCGCTGCCTCCCAAAGGTTGCCGCTTTCGCTGCTATTCCGTGGATCGTATCGTGTTGTATGTGACGGGAAGCAACTCAAACaagtttcttttgtcgtctcgTAGGGGCTTTGAGTAAATTGGccgcagtggcggcggcggcggaggaggaggaggagtcagAGGACGAAGAGAAAGCAGTGGTGGTGGTCGACAAGGAGAGGGTGCAGGCGCTGCAGGAGAGGCGGTGCGACAGCAAGGGGAGAGGGGGCGTGTACGACCCTGTTCTTGGGATCTGCTGCCATTTCTGCAGGTACAACACGCATCATTACCGACATGTATAGCCGATTAGTGTTCCTGATTGCGTTCTTGAAGAAAGCTCGCGCGGGATTAGCATCTTTGTGCAAGTATTTGAGAAAACTCGTTCTTTCGCGATTGTAGGCAGAAGAAATTGTGCGGAGAGGAGGACTGCAAGCGCTGCGGGGAAGGAGACCTGAAGCAGCCATGCTTAGGTAAAAAGAAGCCGTGAAGATCTCCCATTTTTTCCCCAATCGTGTGCAGCTAGTCTGATCATAGCCAACATTATGATAAATCTTTTGACAGGCAAGACGGAGTGCTCATCTTGCCATTCTTCGCAAGGGATACTCTGCCGTGCTTGCCTGAAAGTGAGGTACGGAGAAGGTAAGCAGAATTGCTCAACGCTGTCAAGGGATGCCACTGTTCTTGGTGGATTGTATTGGCACGCCTACTGAATTTTGAGCCGTGGTGGCAGAGATGGAAGAagtgaggaagaacaagaaCTGGATGTGTCCTCACTGCATCGAGGAGAAGGGTATCAAGAAGTTCTGGATATGCAACAGGTAAGTGTGTCTCTAAATCTGGCTCTCTTTGGTTCTACTATCAGTGCTGTCAGAACATGTAGATCTTTTGAGTTAACCTGTTGTCAAAAAACGATGCAGCTCCATCTGcttgaagaggaagaagatagCACCGACTGGGATTGCCATATATGACGGTAATTCTGGTTCTACGTCTTGTTCAATATATGTGATACATGCTGTTCTTCCTGATTgtaatttctatatatatgtcaACAGCAAGGGAGCAAGGATACGAGTCAGTTGCTCACCTTCTCATGGACAGGCTAAAGCGCCAAGCATTCTGATGACAGCGACTTCGGTGATGATGGTCGAGAATGTAACGGAAGACCCGTTTGATTAGTAGCAATTTAGATGATAGATATCTTAGGAGAAATGTGAAGCTTTTGTGCTCAAGAATGTGAAGCTAGGAACCCTGTATCTCCGATTTTTCAGAATTTGACAGTCACAGTGATCATCTTGATGATAGCTTGTCTATTCACTGTCATCGCACTCTGTCGAGGATCAAAGCAAGGATTATACACAGTCTGTCTGTGTTATGGATCAGAATGTAAACCAAAATCAAATGTTGTTTGTCACGAACTCAATGAAAATTGTCATTTTACTGTGTTTGAGGTAGAATCAGCTTTCTGTATCAATATAATTTTCTACTGGCCTTGAATTATGTGCTGTCTAATCTTTGCAATTGCAAGGCAGATACACCAACCAATATGACTCCGGTTAGCATATATTGTGCTATAATATGTAAACCTATGTATCTGTTTTAATTTTAGCATTTTATTTTGTCAAATCCCTAATTTCTtttctcccttcctctctctccttatctctcttcttcctctctcttctgTCTCTCCCGTCCCCTCCCTGTGACCCCGTCGCCTGACGCATCGCCGCACCGGCAGACCTCGCGCCCCATGCTGCTGTCTCGCACCCCGCGCCGCCTCGCGCCCCGTGCCGCCTCGCCCCGCTCGCCCCTCCCGCTCTATCGCCGGCCTTATAAAaggaggtgaacagtgctcCGACCCCCCCATCCCCTTCCTCACATCCACCATCTCCCTCCGAGCACTCCGCCACCTCCCTCCGAGCGTcaccgccgccggtgagccctCCCCCggccctctcctctctctctctccctcccctcccccttaaGACATACCTGGGCCACCCATCATCGTCGGCCGCCGCTTCCCGTCGCCGGCGGCTGTTTCCCGTCGCTGGGCCGCCGCCTCCCTGTCGCAGAACGCCGCCCCGCTCGCCCGCCAGCTGGATCCGACCAACGAGGCCCACCGCCGCCCCCCGTCGCTccgccctctccctctcaccccTCCCCCTCGTCCTCCCCGTCGTGAAAACCCGGGCTGAGCCGGCCCttctccccccctctctcttttatCTTCGTAGCTGACAGCTGGCCCCACCTGAGCCGACCGACAAAACCGAGCTCGAGTCGAACCCAAAATAGAGCCGAGCCGCCCTCTAAGCCGAGCCGCAGAGCCATGAAATCGAGCCTGAGCCTGAGCCGAGCCGTGAGC of Phragmites australis chromosome 3, lpPhrAust1.1, whole genome shotgun sequence contains these proteins:
- the LOC133910734 gene encoding receptor-like protein 35 — its product is MENQTSRLRLHDTSLLFLLLLLVHTMPADQASALLRLNLTSNDFCGASLPPSGFERLVELTHLNLSNNSFAGQVPVGIGNLIKLVSLIKLV
- the LOC133911215 gene encoding uncharacterized protein LOC133911215 isoform X1 encodes the protein MGRLSAKSDYESLRDSRISENMARMEMLGLRRCAGELSDIASASASCRRAAGSGSPRKNPRPRVMSMTPLRRSSRLVAATPTGSASTHRRSARLNGQDVQHKALPPKGALSKLAAVAAAAEEEEESEDEEKAVVVVDKERVQALQERRCDSKGRGGVYDPVLGICCHFCRQKKLCGEEDCKRCGEGDLKQPCLGKTECSSCHSSQGILCRACLKVRYGEEMEEVRKNKNWMCPHCIEEKGIKKFWICNSSICLKRKKIAPTGIAIYDAREQGYESVAHLLMDRLKRQAF
- the LOC133911215 gene encoding uncharacterized protein LOC133911215 isoform X2; this translates as MEMLGLRRCAGELSDIASASASCRRAAGSGSPRKNPRPRVMSMTPLRRSSRLVAATPTGSASTHRRSARLNGQDVQHKALPPKGALSKLAAVAAAAEEEEESEDEEKAVVVVDKERVQALQERRCDSKGRGGVYDPVLGICCHFCRQKKLCGEEDCKRCGEGDLKQPCLGKTECSSCHSSQGILCRACLKVRYGEEMEEVRKNKNWMCPHCIEEKGIKKFWICNSSICLKRKKIAPTGIAIYDAREQGYESVAHLLMDRLKRQAF